AAGAAAACTCAATCAAAGTAAAACCATACACAGGAGAAAAAACGATTCCAACAACGGGAAAACAGTCTTCTAAGACAACGTCCCAGAGTTCTCAAACGACCGAAGATTCCGGATTGTTGATAACGATCCTTGTTGCACTCGGCGTTTTAGGAATTGCGATGACCGCAATTTTTGTATTCCTCCTCTAATCAAATTATGAAAACACCACTCGCAAAATTACTTCCTTTTATCATTTTATTATTCTGTCTGATTAATATTTCCTTCGAACCCGTCTTTTACGATCCGAGAGATATGGATTCCATGGAAGCGCTCTTGGAAGGCTCCGGAAGAGAACTCGCTCCTCAGTGGGGAATCGAAAGAGGATTGATATCCAAGATTATTCTGACTTCCAAAGTCATGGAAGAATTGAACGAAAAGGCGATTCCCGCCGACGCACAGTTAGACGCCACCGTAGATCGATTGAATAGAATTCTTCTCGGTCATAAGATCATGCTCTTTATTTACGGATTTCTAATATTCCTTTCCGTAACTTCCTTTTTGAGTCTTTACTATCGGGCCTGGTTTTATACTTTTTTAAACCGAAGCCTTTATTTGATTTCGATTCTTCCGGTATTGATGTCTCTTCAACACCCGATAAGAAGCGTTTCTCAGACTCCGATCATAGGAACCATTTCTTCCCTAAGCTTGTTCACTTTAACCGGATTCCTCGTTTACATGTGTTTTGCGATTCCCAAAGTTTACGGGAAAAAAATCGCCGATCGTTTTGGCGTTTTGGAAACGGCTCAGAATGGAGAAGAAGGAGAATTTCAATCGAATTCAAATTCTAAAATTTCTTGGATTCCGATTCTATTCCATTTCGTTATTATCATGGTGGCGGGAATCATCCTGGGAAATCTCGTCTACATTCCGATTTTTCTTCTTCAAAAACACTATTCTTTCGAATTCGGAATCTTATTACTCGTACTTATCTTTTTCCTTATGCTGTTTTATATTCGTAACTATTTTAGAATGGGAAAGAGCGACGAACTGACCTCTGCGGGAAACATTACGCTTTCTATCAGTTATCTTCAGTTTAGAATCATCCGCAATACGATCTTTATCAGCTTTTCGATTTTAGGAATCATTCTGTTTGTCGTGCTTCTTTTTACGGTCCTTTCCATGAACACTTGGATT
This is a stretch of genomic DNA from Leptospira tipperaryensis. It encodes these proteins:
- a CDS encoding LIC_10230 family protein translates to MKTPLAKLLPFIILLFCLINISFEPVFYDPRDMDSMEALLEGSGRELAPQWGIERGLISKIILTSKVMEELNEKAIPADAQLDATVDRLNRILLGHKIMLFIYGFLIFLSVTSFLSLYYRAWFYTFLNRSLYLISILPVLMSLQHPIRSVSQTPIIGTISSLSLFTLTGFLVYMCFAIPKVYGKKIADRFGVLETAQNGEEGEFQSNSNSKISWIPILFHFVIIMVAGIILGNLVYIPIFLLQKHYSFEFGILLLVLIFFLMLFYIRNYFRMGKSDELTSAGNITLSISYLQFRIIRNTIFISFSILGIILFVVLLFTVLSMNTWILDFTSGKAV